Part of the Streptomyces sp. NBC_01460 genome, ACAGGATGATCTGATGCGCGGCGATATCCGTGTCGCCCAGACGGGCCGCGACGGCGGTCGCGATCATCAGGACCGCTCTCAGGGAAAGCGTACGGATCAGCAGCGGGACACCTGCCTGAGCGCTCGCCCGGATGCCCTTGGCGTCGGGGCGCAGAGAAGCTCCGTGCCTGTGGGCCCCACGGACCACGACGACGAGATAGGCGACCGCCATGCCCATCTGGGCGATGACCGTTCCCCAGGCGGATCCCGCGATGCCCAGTCCGGCGCCGTAGACGAGCCCGGCATTGAGGGCGCCGTTGGCTGCGAATCCGCCGATGGCGACGTAGAGCGGAGTCCGGGTGTCCTGCAGCCCGCGCAGCACACCCGTCGCAGCGAGTACCACCAGCATCGCGGGGATGCCGAGGCTCGAGATCCGCAGATACGTGATGGCGTAGGGGCTCGCGGTGTCGGACGCTCCGAAGATCTCGACCAGCCATGGCGCCAGGGGGAGCGTGACGGCTATGACGGCAGCACCGATCAACAGAGCGAGCCAGATGCCGTCCATTCCTTGGCGGATGGCGGATGCCAGATCTCCGGCGCCGACCTGGCGGGCGACGGCGGCTGTAGTGGCGTAGGCGAGAAAGACGAAGATGCTCACCGCAGTCGTCAGCAGCGCTGCGGCGACCGCCAAGCCGGCCAGTTGGGGAGTGCCGAGGTGCCCGACGATGGCGCTGTCGACCATGACGAAGAGTGGCTCGGCTACGAGTGCGCCGAACGCCGGGACGGCGAGTGCGATGATCTCGCGGTCATGCCTGCGACGGGATGGCGGCTGAGCCGCGGGCGCCTGGGTCATGGGGTCAATCTAATCTTCCACAGGTAAGAGATGCAATGCATGAGAGATCCTTACATCTGGTCGGTTCCCGCGCGGGACGGGGAGGCGATTCCGGTGATCTTGAGCTGAGGGCAAAAGTTTTTCTCCCCCACAGCCAGTGGATCGAGAAAGGCCAGGTCAGAGCAGGCTTGGCGGGTCCCGTATGAGTTTGTCCACAGTGCTGTCCCCCGGTCCGTGCACAGGATCCGAGGGGTTCTCCACAGCATCTGGTCCTTCGTCCACATGCCCTGTGGATAACCAGATTGGCTGACGGTGCGGAGCGGCCTACCGTGGTGCGGCGCCCGCACTCCGTTCCGGCTTGGAAGTCCCCAGAACTTGACGCGCCGGAACCGGAGTCGGGCGTCTTGTTTGTCGGTGCCGTGCCGTAAGAAAGAGTGGCACGGCTAGGTCCGCGAAGCGGACGGGAGGAGGTGGCCCGGTGAGCATTCCCGAGCCTTTGGACGACCCCTGGGCCGATGTCGGTCCCAGCGACCGTCTGCCCGTTTCCCGTCAGCGCCGCGGAGAGGGCAAAGGGCGCGACGAGCAGCACGAGCGCGGCAGGGAGAGCGGCTGGGACGGTGGCTCGTCCGGCTTCGAGCGGGTGCCTCCGCAGGATCTCGACGCCGAGCAGTCCGTCCTGGGCGGCATGCTGCTCTCCAAGGACGCCATCGCCGACGTCGTGGAGATCATCAAGGGCCACGACTTCTACCGCCCGGCCCACGAGACCGTCTACACGGCGATTCTCGACCTGTACGCCAAGGGTGAGCCGGCCGACCCGATCACGGTGGCGGCCGAGCTGGTCAAGCGCGGCGAGATCACCAAGGTAGGCGGAGCCCCGTACCTGCACACGCTGGTCCAGTCCGTGCCGACCGCGGCCAACGCTTCGTACTACGCGGAGATCGTCCACGAGCGGGCCGTGCTGCGGCGTCTCGTCGAGGCCGGCACGAAGATCACCCAGATGGGATACGCCGCCGACGGCGACGTCGACGAGATCGTCAACTCGGCGCAGGCCGAGATCTACGCCGTCACGGAGCAGCGCACCAGCGAGGACTACCTCCCGCTCGGCGACATCATGGAGGGTGCGCTCGACGAGATCGAGGCCATCGGCTCCCGCAGCGGTGAGATGACCGGTGTGCCGACCGGATTCACGGACCTCGACTCCCTGACCAACGGCCTGCACCCCGGCCAGATGATCGTCATCGCAGCCCGCCCCGCCATGGGTAAGTCGACTCTCGCCCTGGACTTCGCCCGCGCGTGCTCGATCAAGAGCAATCTGCCCAGCGTGATCTTCTCTCTGGAAATGGGGCGCAACGAGATCGCGATGCGCCTCCTGTCCGCCGAGGCCCGGGTGGCGCTCCACCACATGCGCTCGGGAACCATGACCGACGAGGACTGGACGAGGCTTGCCCGGCGGATGCCGGATGTCTCGGCCGCCCCGCTCTACATCGACGATTCGCCGAACCTCTCGATGATGGAGATCCGCGCGAAGTGCCGTCGCCTCAAGCAGCGCAACGACCTCAAGCTCGTGGTCATCGACTACCTGCAGCTGATGCAGTCCGGCGGGGCCAAGCGGGCGGAGAGCCGACAGCAGGAGGTCTCGGACATGTCCCGAAACCTCAAGCTCCTCGCCAAGGAGTTGGAGCTGCCCGTCATCGCCCTCTCCCAGCTGAACCGTGGCCCCGAGCAGCGCACGGACAAGAAGCCGATGGTCTCCGACCTGCGTGAGTCCGGTTCCATCGAGCAGGACGCCGACATGGTGATCCTGCTGCACCGGGAGGACGCGTACGAGAAGGAGTCACCGCGCGCGGGCGAGGCGGACCTGATCGTGGCGAAGCACCGTAACGGTCCGACGGCGACGATCACTGTGGCGTTCCAGGGCCACTACTCCCGCTTCGTGGACATGGCACAGACCTGATGTCGCTCTCGACGGCGTCTCAGATCCCGTCGGGCTGGAAGAACTCGAGCATTCTCCGGCCGGCGTCCGGTGACATCAGCAGCTCCTGAAGGTTCGCGGACATCCGGGCGGCAGTGCCGGTGCGTTCGAACATCTCGCGTTCGTACTCCCTGACGGCGGCGGGGACGTCGTCAGGGTGCGCGACCAGCGTGAGAGCGAGCAGGGCGCCGTCGAGAAGGGCCATGTTGGCGCCTTCTCCGACCGGCGGCATCAGGTGTGCGGCATCGCCGACCAGGGTGACGTCCGGCTTCGACGGCCAGGTCAGGCCCACCGGGAGAGTGGTGATCGACCGCGGCACGACCATGTCGTCGCAGGCCGCGATCAGCGCGGTGAACCGTGGGTCCCAACCGGGGAGAAGCTCGATCAGCCGCGCCCGGGCGGCGGCCGGGTCGTCGAACGGGATCCCGCTGGTGTCGAACCAGTCCTCGGCCGTGTGGTAGAAGCTGAGGCCGATGCGGACGCGGCCGTCGCCGTTGCGCTGTGCCGCCAGGGATTTGCCGTCGCCGAGTACCCAGTAGTTGCCACGTCCGACCATCGCCGCGAGGTCGGGGTGGGTGCGGTCGACATCGGGAATGCCGATCTCGACCACGTTCTGGCCCACGTGCACCGGGCGGGCGTCGGTGAGCAGCGTGCGGACCCGGGAGTGCGCACCGTCCGCGCCGACCAGCAGGTCATACGTGGAGCTTCCGCCGTCGGCGAAGTACAGCAGGTCGTCGTCGGCGGATGCGAACGCGTGCCCCCAGCGCACCATGTCTTCGGGGAGGGAATCGAGGAGCAGGTCGCGCAGATCTGCGCGGTCGACCTCCGGTCGCTCCAGCGGGGCGTCGTCGGGGGTGTCCTCCTGGAGCAGCAGCGTGCCTTCCGGCTCGAAGAGACGCATGTCCTGGCCTTCAGCCCGGGCGATCGCATGGAACCGGTCGATCAGGCCGGCCTCACGCAGCGCCTGCTGGCCCGTGTGGATGTCGAGCATGCCGCCCTGGCCGCGCGCGTCACGTGACGATTCCCGTTCGTAGACGACGGCTTCGATGCCGTGCACGTGCAACACCCGGGCAAGGGCCAACCCGCCCAGGCCGGCTCCGACGATCGCGATGGTCATGATGCCTCCGATACACCGCATGGATCGATACACTGTATCGCTTTGTGCGTTGTATTGTGAGGGCATGTTGGTGTGGGAGAGGCCGGAGCCGCCGGATCGGCCTGTGCCGGCCCCGTTGAGCCGGGAACGGATCGTGCGCGTGGCGATCCAGCTGGCCGACGCGGACGGCCTGGACGCGGTGTCGCTGCGCAAGGTGGCCGCCGAGTTGGATGTCCGCCCGATGCGGCTGTACGGCTACATCGCAGGCAAGGACGAGCTGCTCGACCTGATGGTCGACGCAGTCCACGCCGAGATCCGGCCGGGCGGAGACGGCTGGCGGGAGGTGCTCCGGTCGCTCGCCGAAGTCACTCGGCACGCCGTTCACGAGCACGAATGGCTCGCCGATCTGCTGGGTGGGCGCCCCCAGCTCGGACCGCACGCGCTGGCCGGCGGAGAAACCGTGTTGGCCGCGCTGGACGGCATCGACGTGGACGCCGTCATGCCGATGGTCGCAGCGGTCAACGCGTACGTGGTCGGCGCGGTGCGTCGGGAGATCGCCGATCGGCGTGCCGAGCGGGCGACCGGATTGGACGAGAAGCGCTGGCAGGCAGCGCTCGGGCCCTATCTGGAGCGGACCTTCGCCACCGGACGGTTCCCCGCCCTGGCCACCGTCGTGCGCGATGCCGCCCACCACGACGCGGATCACACCTTCCGGACCGGCCTCGACTTCCTGCTCGACGGCATCGAAGCCCGCATCTCGAAGTGACGCACGGCCGGATGGCCGGGCCGATGCCGTTCACGGCGCCAGGCCGCTGGGGTCAACGGGATCCGAGCGCCTGCGGGCTCCTTCGAGATCGGGTCCGCCCGGGCCTCACCGCCCGAGTTCTGCGGCTTTGACGGCGCGCCGTGCGACAACGTCCTCGCGGTTCTCCGCCATCTGCCGCAGTGCGTCCTTACGGTCCCGCTTGGACAGCCGGTCGAGATACGTGTGGCCGAAGACGTGGTCGGTCTCGTGTTGCAGGCACCGGGCGAAGTAGCCCGTTCCTTCGACGAGAAGGGGTTCGCCGTCCTTGTCGACCCCACGGACGACGGCACGATCGGTCCGGGGCACCGCCATGCCCGCACCGGGCACGGACAGGCAGCCCTCGAAGTCGTCGACCAGCCGGCGGCTACCCGGGCCGGGCAGTTCGAGGACCGGGTTGATGATGTGGCCGACATGCCGGATCCCGTCGTCGTCCGGGCAGTCGTACACGAACAGTCGCAGGTCGACGCCCACCTGGTTGGCAGCCAGGCCGGCACCGTCGGCGACGTACATCGTCAGGAACATGTCGTCGATCAGGCTCGACAACTCGGGGGAGCCGAACTCCGCCACCTCCTGGCAGGGGCGGCTCAGGACTTCCTCGCCCACCACGGTGATCCGGCGTACCGAACCCCGATCCGCTTCAGGCGGCAGAGCCGGACAGGAGTCGGTGGGGCGGCCTTGCAGGCGAACTCGGCGGTCGACGGGACGAGGTCGTTCGTGACGAACGGACATGGCGGTCTCCCCTTGTGCGCACGCCGCGGACGCCGGTCGTCGCCGCGGCCTGATGTCTCGGCAGGAACTGCTTGCAAGTGCTTTGCAAAGTAGCAAAATTTGCAAAGTGACTGAAGATGACGTCGATGCTCCGAAGGACCTGGCACGCGGCACAGGCGAGGTGCTGCGCGAGCACGAGGTCCGTACGGCCCTGCTGGGGCTGCTCGCCGAAGTCGGCGCCGTCACGGCGACCGAAGCCGCCTCCCGGCTGGGCTACAGCTCGGGCCTCTGCTCATTTCACCTGCGGCAGCTCGCACGCCACGGATTCATCGAAGAGGCTCCGCACAGCGGGGGCCGCGCACGACCCTGGCGTCTGAAGCAGCCCACCTCTCCTGTAGGCGGCGTCGCAGAGGAGCAGTTCGGTGACCTGGCCCGAGGGCTGGAGGACGAGAGCTGGCAACGATGGCTCGCCCAGCGCGACGATGCGCCGTCCGAATGGCGCGACGACGCGGCCTTCAGCGCCGTCGCCTATCTGACGCCCGAAGAGATGCGCCGGGTGGCGGGCGTGATCCGAAGGGCGCTCGAGCCCTACCAGGAGCGTGAGCTACGCCCCTTGGCCCGGCCCGGCAGTGCTCGGCCGGTGGCTCTCATCACCCGGCTCTTCCCTCTCCTTCCCCACGCGACAGATGATGCGGACCAGGAGTGAGGACGCGTCGGCCGGCGAGGCTCGCATGAAGGAAGGGCACGGAGTCGAGACCTCTGGACGCCGGCCCCCGGGGCCACCTGGAGCATGCGAGGGGCACACTCCACCGAACGCTCCCTCCGGCCGCGAAATGGGTTCGTCAGCTTGAGGACGCGCGGGTCATGCTTGGGCATGACCTCTGAAGAAGCCCTGCTTCCCACCACCCGGCGTGCCCTGCTGCACCGCGTCGCCACCGCGCAGGCCGAAGGGCGGACGCCCTCCCTCGTCGCCGCTGTCCAGCGGGACGGACGGATCGCCTGGAGCGGGGCGCGCAGCTGTGTGGACGGCCACGAACCCGATGGTGATACGCAGTTCAGGATCGGCTCCCTCACCAAGACCTTCACAGCGGTGCTGGTGCTGCGCCTGCGTGACGAGGGGCTGCTGGATCTGGACGACCCCCTGGAGAAGCACCTGCCGGGCACGGACGCCGGGCACCTGACCGTATTCCAACTGCTGGGCCACAGCGGAGGCCTGCGCGCCGAGACGCCCGCTCCGTGGTGGGAGAGGACACCGGGTGGTACCCGCCCGGAACTGGCGGATGTGCTCGGCGAAAGGCCGCTGATCCACTCGGCCGGCCACAGGCATCACTACTCCAACCCTGGTTACACAGTGCTCGGCTCGCTGATCGAAAGGCTGCGTGGCGACGCCTGGGCCGACGTGCTGCGCCGCGAGATCCTTGAGCCCTTGGGGATGGAACGCACGAGTCCGGAGGCGCGTGCACCACACGCCGGGGGCTGGGCCGTCCACCCATGGGCCGACGTCATGTTGCCCGAGCCCGCCGAGGACCTCGGGCTCATGGCGCCGGCGGGTCAGCTCTGGTCGACGACCACCGACCTGCTCCGCTTCGCGGCCTTCCTGGCTCGGGGTGACGAACGTGTGCTGTGCGCCGACTCGGTCGTGGAGATGCGCGCCCCCGCTGCCGCGGCCGAGGCAGGTGACTGGGCCGGCACCTACGGCCTCGGCCTCCAGGCCGTACGGCGTGGCGACCGTACGCTCCTGGGGCACACGGGCTCGCTGCCGGGCTTCCTGGCCACGTTCTGGTTCAGCGTCGAGGACGACGTGGCGGCCGTGGTGCTCTCGAACGCCACCTCCGGCCCGCCGGTCGCCACGGTCGCAGCGGACCTCGTGCAGATCGTCGCTGACGCGGAGCCGAGGATCCCGGAGCCCTGGCGCCCGCTGCCCGAGGTCGACGAGGAGCTGCTGGCGCTCACGGGGCCCTGGTACTGGGGTACGCAGGTATACACGTTGAAGCTGACAGCGGGCGGGGGAATCGAGTTGCAGCCGATGCGAGGCGTCGGCCGTGCGGCCCGGTTCCGAGCGTGCCCTGACGGGACCTGGACAGGTCTCAACGGTTACTACGCGGGGGAGACGCTCCGGGTGGTGCGCGCCGGGGACGGCAGGGTGGACCACCTCGACCTGGGGTCGTTCGTCTTCACCCGGGAGCCGTACGAGGGCAGCGCGGCCATTCCCGGCGGTGTGGACGAGGACGGCTGGCGAGGGCTCGCCCTCTGAGGAGAGCCGATCGGCGTTTCACGTGAAACAGCAGCCGGGCAGCACGAGAAGTGGACGATACGAAGCACGAAAGGTCGATCCGGGCGGCCCGGCCTGCCACCCCCCGGGAGCGGGCGGGTCAGGCCGTCAGCTCGCGTTCCAGAGGTGTACGGAAACGTGGGGTGATCCGCGCCGCGCCCACCCAGGCCGACAACCTCGCAGCTTCCGCCTCGACGAGCTGCGAGACGTCCCGGCCCACGTCGGAGAGCAGTCGCCACACCAGCTCGCCGTTTCCCCGCTGCGCCCAGCCGCCCACGATTCCGCCGTTCCACCACACGGTCGGACCGATGTTGCCGGCGCGGTCGAAGAGCGCGGCTCGATGCCCGGCAGGCAACTGGAAGCCGCGGTCGGCCCAGCCCATCGCGCTCGGATCCAGGCCGGGCAGCAGGGCCGCCCACGGCTCCGGGGACGGCTCGGCGTCGAGGTCCCCAGGGGCGGCCCGGCCGACGGCCCC contains:
- a CDS encoding MATE family efflux transporter, translated to MTQAPAAQPPSRRRHDREIIALAVPAFGALVAEPLFVMVDSAIVGHLGTPQLAGLAVAAALLTTAVSIFVFLAYATTAAVARQVGAGDLASAIRQGMDGIWLALLIGAAVIAVTLPLAPWLVEIFGASDTASPYAITYLRISSLGIPAMLVVLAATGVLRGLQDTRTPLYVAIGGFAANGALNAGLVYGAGLGIAGSAWGTVIAQMGMAVAYLVVVVRGAHRHGASLRPDAKGIRASAQAGVPLLIRTLSLRAVLMIATAVAARLGDTDIAAHQIILSLWSLTAFALDAIAIAGQAIIGRYLGADDVKGAREACRRMVQWGIVSGVALGALIVLARPLFVPLFTSDTSVQDTLLPALLVVALSQPISGVVFVLDGVLMGAGDGRYLAWAMVLTLAVFAPAALLVPRFGGGLTALWGAMTLMMTVRLITLWLRTRSGRWIVTGATR
- the dnaB gene encoding replicative DNA helicase — encoded protein: MDDPWADVGPSDRLPVSRQRRGEGKGRDEQHERGRESGWDGGSSGFERVPPQDLDAEQSVLGGMLLSKDAIADVVEIIKGHDFYRPAHETVYTAILDLYAKGEPADPITVAAELVKRGEITKVGGAPYLHTLVQSVPTAANASYYAEIVHERAVLRRLVEAGTKITQMGYAADGDVDEIVNSAQAEIYAVTEQRTSEDYLPLGDIMEGALDEIEAIGSRSGEMTGVPTGFTDLDSLTNGLHPGQMIVIAARPAMGKSTLALDFARACSIKSNLPSVIFSLEMGRNEIAMRLLSAEARVALHHMRSGTMTDEDWTRLARRMPDVSAAPLYIDDSPNLSMMEIRAKCRRLKQRNDLKLVVIDYLQLMQSGGAKRAESRQQEVSDMSRNLKLLAKELELPVIALSQLNRGPEQRTDKKPMVSDLRESGSIEQDADMVILLHREDAYEKESPRAGEADLIVAKHRNGPTATITVAFQGHYSRFVDMAQT
- a CDS encoding FAD-dependent oxidoreductase yields the protein MTIAIVGAGLGGLALARVLHVHGIEAVVYERESSRDARGQGGMLDIHTGQQALREAGLIDRFHAIARAEGQDMRLFEPEGTLLLQEDTPDDAPLERPEVDRADLRDLLLDSLPEDMVRWGHAFASADDDLLYFADGGSSTYDLLVGADGAHSRVRTLLTDARPVHVGQNVVEIGIPDVDRTHPDLAAMVGRGNYWVLGDGKSLAAQRNGDGRVRIGLSFYHTAEDWFDTSGIPFDDPAAARARLIELLPGWDPRFTALIAACDDMVVPRSITTLPVGLTWPSKPDVTLVGDAAHLMPPVGEGANMALLDGALLALTLVAHPDDVPAAVREYEREMFERTGTAARMSANLQELLMSPDAGRRMLEFFQPDGI
- a CDS encoding TetR/AcrR family transcriptional regulator, with protein sequence MLVWERPEPPDRPVPAPLSRERIVRVAIQLADADGLDAVSLRKVAAELDVRPMRLYGYIAGKDELLDLMVDAVHAEIRPGGDGWREVLRSLAEVTRHAVHEHEWLADLLGGRPQLGPHALAGGETVLAALDGIDVDAVMPMVAAVNAYVVGAVRREIADRRAERATGLDEKRWQAALGPYLERTFATGRFPALATVVRDAAHHDADHTFRTGLDFLLDGIEARISK
- the def gene encoding peptide deformylase yields the protein MSVRHERPRPVDRRVRLQGRPTDSCPALPPEADRGSVRRITVVGEEVLSRPCQEVAEFGSPELSSLIDDMFLTMYVADGAGLAANQVGVDLRLFVYDCPDDDGIRHVGHIINPVLELPGPGSRRLVDDFEGCLSVPGAGMAVPRTDRAVVRGVDKDGEPLLVEGTGYFARCLQHETDHVFGHTYLDRLSKRDRKDALRQMAENREDVVARRAVKAAELGR
- a CDS encoding winged helix-turn-helix domain-containing protein, whose amino-acid sequence is MTEDDVDAPKDLARGTGEVLREHEVRTALLGLLAEVGAVTATEAASRLGYSSGLCSFHLRQLARHGFIEEAPHSGGRARPWRLKQPTSPVGGVAEEQFGDLARGLEDESWQRWLAQRDDAPSEWRDDAAFSAVAYLTPEEMRRVAGVIRRALEPYQERELRPLARPGSARPVALITRLFPLLPHATDDADQE
- a CDS encoding serine hydrolase domain-containing protein codes for the protein MTSEEALLPTTRRALLHRVATAQAEGRTPSLVAAVQRDGRIAWSGARSCVDGHEPDGDTQFRIGSLTKTFTAVLVLRLRDEGLLDLDDPLEKHLPGTDAGHLTVFQLLGHSGGLRAETPAPWWERTPGGTRPELADVLGERPLIHSAGHRHHYSNPGYTVLGSLIERLRGDAWADVLRREILEPLGMERTSPEARAPHAGGWAVHPWADVMLPEPAEDLGLMAPAGQLWSTTTDLLRFAAFLARGDERVLCADSVVEMRAPAAAAEAGDWAGTYGLGLQAVRRGDRTLLGHTGSLPGFLATFWFSVEDDVAAVVLSNATSGPPVATVAADLVQIVADAEPRIPEPWRPLPEVDEELLALTGPWYWGTQVYTLKLTAGGGIELQPMRGVGRAARFRACPDGTWTGLNGYYAGETLRVVRAGDGRVDHLDLGSFVFTREPYEGSAAIPGGVDEDGWRGLAL